The following are encoded together in the Acidicapsa ligni genome:
- a CDS encoding M1 family aminopeptidase, whose product MTSRTQRLRRYFPSFLMTVGLLVPGLLVPGFLMPGSAVAQSASASRRMVIQGYVIDAELDTTAHHLTAKAVVTFTAPETADMVTFGFHPALKLTKVTDDTGKLLTGERTADGSIRITPPTPFVKGQAVHWTFAYEGVITGDEDGPVEGLKLAAIQEPITYLLYPGRWFPTNGYLTDRFTAELHIRVPQGMRVLASGSEGGASAVTLANGKPGDQFNFNWKKPGFPGTVIAGRFVAPVSPGGAANLHVYLTVNHQQFRNDLAETAAKEFDFFTNTFGSPESGRLNVVELPDDTLPAVWAPELAAIPGSRAGDRSGIRLLANTIAHQWWGSEVSPLTLNDAWITNGMSRYGELMYIEDENGKTAMKTAIQDVSAGALAYDTTPLSSAGRLSAFSPQFQSMTLEKGAMVFHMLRWEVGDAMFKKVLSGALSEYTDRGIRSSDFEKVAEAQTQQELTPFFAQWIDGTGAPTFVNKYAVYRLGNNKGFRTIGEVQQDLDLFRMPVELRVETDGKTEIKRVDVVGSDSQFVIDTFGRPRHISIDPDNWLLKSTPDLQVRVSILKGQQLVAQGDLTGALAEFQKALEANSQSSLANYRIGEVLFTQHNYQASANAYRDALRGDGEPRWTEVWSHIALGKIFDVTGQRDRAVNEYRQAVQTNDNTQGALNEARLYLQKAYQKPESE is encoded by the coding sequence ATGACTTCCCGAACTCAGAGACTCCGCAGATACTTCCCTTCCTTTTTGATGACTGTCGGCTTGCTGGTGCCTGGATTGCTGGTGCCTGGGTTTCTTATGCCGGGCTCGGCCGTAGCGCAGTCTGCTTCGGCATCGAGGCGGATGGTGATCCAAGGCTATGTGATTGACGCGGAGCTGGACACGACTGCTCATCATCTGACGGCCAAGGCAGTGGTGACATTTACTGCTCCGGAGACGGCGGACATGGTGACATTCGGCTTTCATCCGGCTCTGAAATTGACCAAGGTTACGGATGATACGGGCAAGCTGTTGACGGGAGAGCGGACGGCGGATGGCTCGATCCGGATTACGCCGCCGACTCCGTTTGTGAAGGGACAGGCTGTGCATTGGACCTTTGCATACGAGGGCGTAATCACGGGCGATGAGGATGGCCCGGTCGAGGGATTGAAGCTGGCTGCGATTCAGGAGCCGATCACGTACCTGCTGTATCCGGGGCGGTGGTTTCCTACCAACGGGTATCTGACGGACCGGTTTACGGCCGAGCTGCATATTCGCGTACCGCAAGGGATGCGGGTGCTGGCGAGTGGGAGCGAGGGCGGCGCCAGTGCTGTCACCCTGGCGAATGGCAAGCCGGGAGATCAATTCAATTTCAATTGGAAGAAACCGGGGTTTCCGGGGACGGTGATTGCGGGGCGATTTGTGGCCCCTGTCTCCCCGGGCGGCGCGGCTAATCTGCATGTGTATCTGACCGTGAACCATCAGCAGTTTCGCAATGATCTGGCGGAGACGGCGGCGAAGGAATTTGATTTTTTCACGAACACGTTTGGCTCGCCGGAGTCGGGGCGATTGAATGTGGTGGAGTTGCCGGATGATACGCTGCCTGCGGTGTGGGCTCCGGAGCTGGCGGCAATTCCGGGCTCGCGAGCGGGAGATCGATCGGGGATTCGGTTGCTGGCGAATACGATCGCGCATCAGTGGTGGGGCTCGGAGGTGAGTCCGCTGACGCTGAACGATGCGTGGATTACGAACGGCATGTCTCGCTATGGCGAGCTGATGTATATCGAGGATGAGAACGGCAAGACGGCGATGAAGACGGCGATTCAGGATGTATCCGCCGGGGCGCTGGCTTACGATACGACTCCGCTGTCGAGTGCGGGGAGGCTGAGTGCTTTTTCGCCGCAGTTTCAATCGATGACGCTGGAGAAGGGCGCGATGGTTTTTCACATGCTTCGCTGGGAAGTGGGCGATGCGATGTTCAAGAAAGTGCTGTCGGGAGCGTTGAGCGAGTATACGGACAGGGGTATTCGGTCGAGCGATTTTGAGAAGGTGGCCGAAGCACAGACGCAGCAGGAGTTGACTCCGTTTTTTGCGCAGTGGATTGATGGAACAGGCGCGCCTACATTTGTAAACAAGTACGCCGTTTATCGGCTGGGAAATAACAAGGGGTTTCGCACGATTGGCGAGGTGCAGCAGGATCTGGATCTTTTTCGCATGCCGGTGGAGTTACGCGTCGAGACGGACGGCAAGACGGAGATCAAGCGCGTCGATGTGGTGGGCTCGGACTCGCAGTTTGTAATTGATACATTTGGTAGGCCGCGGCATATCTCGATCGATCCGGATAACTGGCTGCTTAAGTCTACTCCTGACTTACAGGTGCGGGTATCTATTCTCAAGGGGCAGCAGTTAGTGGCTCAGGGCGATCTTACCGGAGCGCTTGCCGAGTTTCAAAAGGCGCTGGAGGCTAACTCGCAGAGTTCCCTGGCTAACTACAGGATAGGGGAAGTGTTATTTACACAGCATAACTACCAGGCGAGCGCGAATGCTTATCGCGATGCTCTGCGCGGCGATGGCGAACCGCGCTGGACTGAGGTTTGGAGCCACATTGCGCTGGGCAAGATATTCGATGTTACCGGGCAGCGCGACCGCGCGGTCAACGAGTATCGCCAGGCGGTACAGACGAATGACAATACGCAAGGGGCTTTGAACGAAGCCAGGTTATATCTACAGAAGGCTTATCAGAAGCCTGAGAGCGAGTAG
- the lpxB gene encoding lipid-A-disaccharide synthase — protein MTAKTLTIFLSAGEASGEHYGVLLLEELRSRCPGARFMGMGGERMEALGFERVVRSEDVAVMGITEVIRHMPRIYGEYLKLKRAVQERRPDVAVLIDFPDVNLRLAEEFKRLGIPVIFFVSPQLWAWKKGRIKRVQRFVDRMLVIFPFEEPFYRERGVAADYVGHPLADLGLPSISRETFAAENDLNSAKMWVGLLPGSRAKEIRLNLPEILRGARLLLERLRDLEFVLPLASTLTLEQRDKAREILAMDGAGLPVKLVSDARAALHFSRGSIVASGTATVEAALIGNPFVVVYRVSPVTYAIAKRVVTVPHVAMVNLVADRRLVPELIQDDFTGESIVQHLQPLLADGKPRSEMMLGLRQVAERFHSGAAQGETAIATVAKIVVETLGLAAG, from the coding sequence ATGACGGCTAAGACTCTTACAATTTTTCTTTCTGCGGGTGAGGCTAGTGGGGAGCACTACGGTGTTTTGCTGCTGGAGGAGTTGCGTTCGCGCTGTCCTGGTGCTCGTTTTATGGGCATGGGTGGGGAGCGGATGGAGGCGCTGGGGTTTGAGCGCGTGGTGCGTTCGGAAGACGTGGCGGTGATGGGAATCACTGAGGTGATTCGTCATATGCCGCGGATTTATGGGGAATATCTCAAGCTCAAGCGGGCGGTGCAGGAACGACGGCCGGATGTGGCGGTGCTGATTGATTTTCCGGATGTGAATTTGCGGCTGGCTGAGGAGTTCAAGCGGCTGGGGATTCCGGTGATCTTTTTTGTGAGTCCGCAACTGTGGGCATGGAAGAAGGGACGCATCAAACGGGTACAGAGGTTTGTGGACCGGATGCTGGTGATCTTTCCGTTTGAGGAGCCGTTTTATCGCGAGCGCGGAGTGGCGGCAGATTATGTGGGGCATCCGCTGGCGGATTTGGGGCTGCCTTCGATTTCGCGTGAGACGTTTGCGGCTGAGAATGACCTGAATTCTGCGAAGATGTGGGTCGGGTTGTTGCCGGGGAGCCGGGCGAAAGAGATTCGCCTGAATTTGCCGGAGATACTGCGAGGCGCTCGGCTTTTGCTGGAACGACTGCGGGATCTGGAGTTCGTATTGCCTTTGGCGTCTACGTTAACGCTGGAGCAGCGGGACAAGGCGCGGGAGATTCTGGCGATGGACGGTGCGGGGTTACCGGTGAAACTGGTTTCGGACGCCCGGGCGGCGTTGCATTTTTCCCGGGGGTCAATCGTGGCCAGCGGAACGGCGACGGTGGAAGCAGCGCTGATTGGGAATCCGTTTGTGGTGGTGTATCGGGTTTCACCGGTGACCTATGCGATTGCGAAACGGGTAGTTACTGTGCCGCATGTGGCCATGGTGAATCTTGTGGCGGACCGGCGCCTGGTGCCGGAATTGATCCAGGATGACTTTACGGGGGAGAGCATCGTCCAACATCTGCAGCCGCTTCTGGCTGACGGAAAACCACGTTCAGAGATGATGTTGGGCTTGAGGCAGGTGGCGGAAAGGTTTCATTCCGGGGCCGCGCAGGGTGAAACCGCGATTGCTACGGTAGCAAAAATTGTGGTGGAGACGTTAGGATTGGCTGCGGGATAA
- a CDS encoding ABC transporter ATP-binding protein has protein sequence MADENKAPKKSEDEISGKAYDGQLMLRLSRYLKPYKWQSTVSVIAVILKAACDVVGPYLVKVGLDRYLTSDSSLSTGALSTNWLGRQLSADPFTGLGQLAGMYLAALLLAYGFEFTQTYLMQWTGQKVMFDLRREIFRHMQRMHIGFFDKHAVGRLVTRLTSDVDAINEMFTAGVLSMIDDIFALTIMVVVMLVMNWWLALLTFAVLPLIVIVTHLFRKTVRESYRRVRTAIARINSFTQEHVSGMSVVQLFNREERAYQDFEAVNSQHMIAFKDTVFAYALYYPAVEILSSIAIALIIWRGGFATLHGAVTIGVMSAFIQYSQRFFRPIQDLSEKFNILQAAMTACERIFKLLDTPTEIVSPVGAKVGDGSNRIEFKNVWFTYQDLTHEQRAAVAGGNAEVLAALPDVEWILKDVSFVVEPGETVAIVGHTGAGKTTLTGLMMRFYDVTHGAIFLDGVDLREMELEALRKHFAVVLQDPFLFTGTIAENIRLGADAITEERMVAAARDVNVLEFVESLAKGFDEPVLERGSSLSTGQKQLINFARALAYDPRILILDEATSSVDTETEQKIRLALERMVAGRTSVLIAHRLSTVQRADVILVMHKGQLREMGSHQQLLGKRGIYWKLYQLQYKDQEPGAAVAAGGSLAPELASGLAAGD, from the coding sequence ATGGCAGACGAGAATAAGGCACCGAAAAAATCCGAAGATGAGATCAGTGGCAAGGCCTATGATGGGCAGCTTATGCTGCGGCTTTCGCGGTATTTGAAGCCTTACAAGTGGCAGTCTACGGTTTCGGTGATTGCGGTCATCCTCAAGGCGGCCTGCGATGTTGTTGGGCCTTACCTGGTCAAGGTGGGGCTGGACCGGTATCTGACTTCGGATTCTTCGCTGAGCACGGGGGCTTTGAGCACGAACTGGCTGGGGCGGCAGTTGAGTGCCGATCCTTTTACCGGGCTGGGGCAGTTGGCAGGAATGTACCTCGCGGCACTGCTGCTGGCTTATGGATTTGAGTTTACGCAGACATACCTGATGCAGTGGACGGGGCAGAAGGTGATGTTTGACCTGCGGCGCGAGATTTTTCGCCACATGCAGCGGATGCACATCGGGTTCTTTGATAAACATGCCGTCGGGCGGCTGGTGACGCGGCTTACTTCTGACGTGGACGCGATTAACGAGATGTTCACAGCGGGTGTGTTGTCGATGATCGATGACATATTCGCACTGACGATCATGGTCGTCGTGATGCTGGTGATGAACTGGTGGCTGGCGCTGTTGACCTTTGCGGTGCTGCCGCTGATTGTGATTGTGACTCACCTGTTTCGCAAGACGGTACGAGAGAGCTACAGACGGGTGCGGACGGCGATTGCGCGCATCAACTCGTTTACGCAGGAGCATGTGAGCGGGATGAGCGTGGTGCAGCTATTCAACCGCGAGGAGCGCGCTTACCAGGACTTTGAGGCGGTGAATTCGCAGCACATGATCGCCTTTAAGGACACGGTGTTTGCGTATGCGCTGTACTATCCCGCGGTCGAGATTTTGTCGTCGATTGCGATTGCGCTGATTATCTGGCGGGGTGGGTTTGCGACGTTGCATGGCGCGGTGACGATTGGCGTGATGTCGGCGTTCATTCAGTATTCGCAGCGGTTCTTTCGGCCTATCCAGGATTTGAGCGAGAAGTTCAATATTCTGCAGGCGGCGATGACGGCCTGCGAGCGGATCTTCAAACTTCTGGACACGCCGACGGAGATTGTTTCGCCTGTTGGGGCGAAGGTGGGCGATGGCAGCAACCGGATCGAGTTCAAAAATGTCTGGTTTACTTACCAGGATTTGACGCATGAGCAGCGGGCTGCGGTGGCTGGGGGGAACGCCGAGGTATTGGCGGCTTTGCCGGATGTCGAGTGGATTTTGAAGGATGTTTCGTTTGTGGTTGAGCCGGGCGAGACGGTGGCGATTGTAGGGCATACGGGCGCGGGAAAGACTACGTTGACGGGCCTGATGATGCGGTTTTATGACGTGACGCATGGCGCGATTTTTCTTGACGGCGTAGACCTGCGAGAGATGGAGCTGGAGGCGCTGCGGAAGCATTTTGCGGTTGTGCTGCAGGATCCTTTCCTGTTTACGGGGACGATTGCGGAGAATATCCGGCTGGGAGCGGATGCCATTACGGAAGAGCGAATGGTGGCTGCGGCGCGGGATGTGAATGTGCTGGAGTTTGTCGAGAGCCTGGCGAAGGGATTCGATGAGCCGGTGCTGGAGCGTGGGAGTTCTCTGTCGACGGGACAGAAGCAACTGATCAATTTTGCGCGGGCGCTGGCGTATGATCCGCGGATTTTGATCCTGGATGAAGCTACTTCGAGCGTGGATACGGAGACGGAGCAGAAGATTCGACTGGCCCTGGAGCGGATGGTTGCGGGACGGACTTCGGTGCTGATTGCGCATCGTTTATCCACGGTGCAACGGGCGGATGTGATTCTGGTGATGCATAAGGGGCAGTTGCGGGAGATGGGTTCGCATCAGCAGTTGCTGGGTAAGCGGGGGATCTATTGGAAGCTGTACCAGTTGCAATATAAGGACCAGGAGCCGGGGGCGGCTGTTGCGGCGGGCGGGAGTCTTGCGCCTGAGTTGGCTTCGGGGTTGGCGGCTGGGGATTAG
- a CDS encoding RNA polymerase sigma factor — protein sequence MRWPFQITSTLSIQILLAGGDLEGEARHALPVTPPETAGQAAFMDNEDFACFYARSARPLWAYIARVSGDRALADDLMQESFVRFLCALNRPRQQDGEVASRRYLFRIATNLLRDHWKSPRNLSIEDVPEEFFSATCNAGHNESQAILDPAMAQMRPRERQILWLAHAEGYSHKEIAEVTGLASASVRLLLFRARRKIAALLRTPHRPTMQDRKLP from the coding sequence ATGCGTTGGCCCTTCCAAATCACGAGCACACTCTCCATCCAGATTCTCCTTGCCGGGGGAGATCTGGAGGGAGAAGCCAGGCACGCGCTGCCCGTTACCCCGCCAGAGACAGCTGGCCAGGCAGCGTTCATGGATAACGAAGATTTCGCCTGCTTCTACGCCCGTTCCGCACGCCCTCTGTGGGCCTACATCGCCAGGGTCTCCGGCGATCGAGCATTGGCCGACGATCTGATGCAGGAGAGTTTTGTCCGCTTCCTGTGCGCCCTGAATCGGCCCAGGCAGCAAGATGGAGAAGTTGCCAGCCGTCGCTACCTCTTTCGCATCGCCACCAATCTCCTGCGCGATCACTGGAAGAGTCCTCGTAACCTGTCCATTGAAGATGTTCCCGAAGAGTTCTTCTCTGCAACCTGCAACGCCGGTCACAATGAATCGCAGGCGATCCTCGATCCAGCTATGGCCCAGATGCGCCCCCGAGAACGCCAAATCCTCTGGCTGGCACATGCTGAGGGGTATTCTCATAAAGAAATAGCAGAAGTCACAGGCCTCGCCTCCGCGAGTGTCCGGCTTCTGCTCTTCCGGGCCAGGAGAAAGATAGCCGCTTTGCTGCGAACCCCACATCGGCCAACCATGCAGGATAGGAAACTGCCATGA
- a CDS encoding helix-turn-helix domain-containing protein: MTSSRTTSKAGRPRGNEAEFEAALRALRPEFALRNQMIEARLRRGWTQRQLAQRMGTTQSAIARLENGRSSPTVKTLEKMAAATGSRLVMRLD; this comes from the coding sequence ATGACTTCCTCCAGGACTACTTCGAAAGCTGGACGGCCGCGTGGCAATGAGGCTGAATTTGAAGCGGCGCTCAGGGCGCTGAGGCCGGAGTTTGCCTTGCGGAACCAGATGATCGAGGCGCGGCTTCGGCGGGGCTGGACGCAAAGACAGCTTGCGCAAAGGATGGGTACGACGCAGTCGGCGATTGCGCGGCTGGAGAATGGGCGAAGTTCGCCGACGGTCAAGACGCTGGAAAAGATGGCAGCGGCTACCGGGAGCCGGTTGGTGATGCGGCTGGATTAA